CATTTGTTATATACATGCCTGTAAGGATACATCTCTGCAACTCTGGGATGCCAAGCAGCAAGTTTACTACATCCCCCAAAATCAGGACCCTGAAACTAAAAACAGGAgtaggggaggggaaaaaaacactcaCCTGCCAGTCAGGGGGTACCTGGGCCCCAAATCCAAATGCTGGGAACAGCTTGTCCCTGTGGGAAGACAGTGAATGGGGGAAGAAGCAGTGAGAGGACCATAAGCCCAGAGGCTAAAGCATCTGCAGGAAGTGGGGACGGGCAAGAGACAAAGTTACTTACGAATCATAGTCCTGAACCACACTGCCCACACTCCACAGTGCTGTCAGGTACTCATTGACCCCTGTTGGGCTCAGGTAGTGCAGGGAATCAGGTGAGGAAGGGTCTCCATTGGAGCCCGTGAAGTCCACACCCacctgggaggaggagaggaggggagctgAAGGCCACCTTGCGCCCTGGATCTGTGCTCCTGCCCCTGATGAAGCAACTTACAGTGAAGTTGATTTGACAGCCTCCCATCACATAGTCCAAGAATGAATATTCTGTTTCTACCTGTAGATGAAACCACGGTCATAGCTGGAGTGAAGGGGTTGGGGTCACGGAGCTTAGAAGTCAGAGACTGGGTCACATGGGCTATTGTCTCACCTGACAAATCTTGACACAGATAGTTCCAGAGTTcttgtagcttttctttttctgctgtttCTCAAGGTGGATGCATTCAAACTCAGCCtggtaaggaaagaaaaattagagtAGGAAACTTCTAGAGCATTAGCTAGGATTGGagctgccctgccctccctctcttcctggaGCTGCAGCCCCTAGGCCCACCTCAATACCCCTGAGCCAGCACTCACTGGGACTGCTTGCAGCTGGGCCAAGCTGGTGTGGAAGGTACCAATGAGGTCATGTGAGCCATCACTGTCATAATCGGAGCATCGCACCTAGGAGGgaaggtgtgtgtatatataaagacCAGGAGGCAGGTGGCAGGTGAGAATAAATCCCTCCCCAGGCTCTCTGCCCCTGCTCAGTCCACTCAGGAGGCAAGCTCCTCACCTGGATGGGTGTGCTGGGGTCTCCCCCACAGAAGTGTTGAAGGGGAACAGAGAAGCGCTTCCAAGTAGGGTTCAGGTTGTTCTTGATGACCTGAAGGTGGAGGGCAAGGCCTCTAGTGAGCTCTGCGTTGGCATGTGGGGAGCTGCCATTCTTCTTACCCATATACAGACTCTTTAGCCCTGTGCTCCAAACCCTGGTAATCACAAGCCCCAGGAGATTCTCTCCTACCCCATCATACCCAATCCCAGGGGTCTCACACCTCAGATCTGTATGCCAGGTGCCATTTCCCATCACCCTGATGGAAAAACTCCAAGAACGGATCCGATTTTCCCAGGAAGTCCTGTCAATATCACAGAGACCGCAGTTTAGACTCAGGCATCTGACAACCACTATGAAAGACCttctcacccttccccttccaaCACACCATCCCTGTACGCTTAATTCTTGAACTCCCAAGGCCTCCTTCCACACACACCTTCTTATCTAGGTTTCTGGCCTCCACCTCCATGGTCACTACACGACTATCCTTTAGCTCCTGAGCTGAGACCTAGGTAGGGGAAGAAGCAGGAGACTGTACCATCTCATGAATTCCTCATGGATATAAGTACACAACCACCCACAAACCCCAGCAGAGTTCCTCCTTACCGTGATGGTCCCTCGCCCAGCAGGTTTTCCAGGCTTCAGCATCAAGGGTAGAGTTAGTATCCGACTGGACACAATCTGGGGCagagcaggggtgggtggggtaCCAAGGTCTCAGACAAGGCTAGGTCCTGTTTGACCCCAACCTCCAAGTTCCAAGCAGTCTGGTTTATCTGACAGCGCTCTTACTTAACCTGTGTCTGAAGGATTCTAATCCCTGGCTGTGCATACCTGTCCTAGGGAACACTCAGCCCCTCCTAGGAAGTCATCATCCCCCAGCTCAGGTGTCTTGTTGTCTATGTCATAGATGCCAAATCGGAGCTTTTGGACTGTTTCAAAGTGGTACTCAAGCTTCAGAGTCTTGGAGAACTCAGGGCTCGAACAGTTCCGTATTCGCTCAGTCCGGCCAAGCTGTGGGCAGAAGCCAATAAGCATCACAGTCATGCACCTTCCAACCCAAAAGAGTCCTAGCCTCCCTCCACAACTTTATCCCCCATAGTCCTTCTTACCTCAGCCCATTTGCCCCCTCCCACATCCTGTAAAAGGACGCAGAGTGGGTCAGACTTGGAGCTGATGTCCTTGTCAATGAGGTGGTCACATGAAATGGACAGCTGAACCAAGGTCACGCAGTGGGCCATCTGGGGGGAAAAAGACCTGAATCAAGCAccttcctcacccctccctgACTGTAGGTCCCAACTTGTAAAGTCAGCTGGCTTCAACCAGGCAGGGCTGAGCCTGTGTCTACCCCCATGACACCCAAGGAAGAGAAGCCCCTATAGCTTCCATATTCCTCCAATCCCCCTGGGTAAGCTCAATGGGATGGGAGATGGTGGTTACAACCAACCCTGGTCCAAGAATATGACaggaagatgcagaaaaagtgtaCTGGCCTCCAACAACAACTTTGACCCCAAACTAGTCCTCAGCCCAAAACTGGTCCCAATCCTAATAACATTCCCCAGACCCAGACTCCAACCCTGATCTTCTCACAGACCAATGAATCTCACTCTGATGCCTTTACTGGCTCCAGACCAGACCCTAATCCAAGTTCCAAGCCCAATACTGCCCCCAATACAGCCATGATCTAGATTCTGCTCCCCAAAGTCTCTTCCTCCAATGATTTCCCACTAACCCTGGGGCTCTACACCTTGAGGCAGAGTTATGATCCCCCACATGGATTCTCCTAGCCTATGATCAGCTGTTCAGGTCCAACtcctcactatttttttttttgcggtatgcaggcctctcactgttgtggcctctcccgttgcagagcacaggctccggaggcgcaggctcagcggccatggctcacgggcgcagccgctccgcagcatgtgggatcttcccggaccggggcacgaacccgtgtcccctgcatcagcaggcagactcaaccactgcgccaccagggaagccccaactcctCACTATTTGCACTACCTAGTCcaagccatcatcatctctcaCCAGGCTTACTGCATTACCCTCTTTTAACAGGTCTCCCTTATCCTATGCCATCCTCACCTCTACTCCCTCATCCTCACACCAACAGGCTACTCTCAATACAGCAACCAGGGTGATCCTGTTAAAACATAGGTCATGTCATACCTCTACCCAAACCCAATAATGATTTCCCATTGCTTAGAAAAAATCCAAACTCTGCATTGGCCTACAAGGTTTTGAAAGATCTAGATCTCTCTAACTTGATCTCCTAACACCTTCTTGCTCACTCCATTCTGGCAACACAGGTCTGCTTGTCATTCCTCAAATATGCTTGTTTCTACCTCAATGCCTAGAATTTTCTTCCCTCATATAACCCACACGGCTTGCTGTTCCCTCACATTCTCTCTAGGTCTCTATTCAAAATcatcttcttgggcttccctggtggcacagtggttaagaacctgcctgccaatgcaggggacacgggttcgagccctggtctgggaatatcccacgtaCCGTgtagcaactaaacccgtgcgccacaactactgggcctgcgaccctagagcccgcgagccacaactactgaagcctgtgctcctagagcctgtgccctgaaacaagagaagccactgcagtgagaagcccccgcaccgcaacaaagagcagcccccgctcgtcgcaactagagagaaagcccgtgtgcagcaacgaagacccaacgcagcccaaaataaattaaaaaaaaaaacaaatctccaGTTTGAAGGAAAAGTTTCTCCTTTTCTGGCCACTCTAAAATTTCAACCCTACTACCACTGATACATCACATACCCATTTCCTGTTTTTTCTATTTAGCATTTATCACTgtctaatatactatatatatttatgtaatttgtcttccccactagaatgtaaccTCCATGAGGGAAGGAATATCTGTCTGTTCTATTCACTGCTCTGTCTCAAGcacctaataaatatttgctgcagGAAATCCAAAAGGCCATctccagcctctgctcccagctTAGCCATCTCCAAACTGACTGGCAATCAAACAGCACCAAGGTTCTCCATCCATTCCTTTTGCTAGAAACACTACCTTCTTGCATGGATCACCATGACTCCCATATAAACCCCGCCTCCTAAGTCACCATAACAGTTATCCTTAGACTCCTCACTAACCCTATGTTCCCCCGACCGATACGCCTGCGACCATCTGTACCAAGAGTGCAGACGAGGTCAGATCTctcacccagcttcactcagcattccaggtttcccagcactaTACCCCAGGACGCCTCCAGCCTCAACCTCCCCTAAACTGACCCGCAGTCAATCCCTCTCCCAACCCTGCCCAGTTAGTGCTATTCCCATCTTAGTGCCTCATGGTCTCTGTCTTGAATGCTGTTATCAACCAAAATTGGAATGATTCTTAGAGTTCAACTTGCTTCACATACTGTCCCCTCCATAGCACCTCAGTCTCTGCTTGAATGCACCCAATGATGGAAAACCCACCACTCTTATAATCCAATCATCAGAAAGTCCTGCTCCATAAAGTCCTACCCAAACTAACCCAAGTCTGTTGAATTCTCACTTGTACGCATTATTCCTATTTCTTCCCATCTAAAATTCCACAAGAAAGCCTTATTCCGTCTCCCTCTGAGAACCATCTGATACCGGAAGCAGTGAACTGCAAGCTAAAATCTGGAGAAATAGCCCCAGTTCTTTTGAATATTGCCACTAGAATGTGGCTTTTAGACTTCTGACCAGCCTGATCACTGCTTTGGAGGTTCCCCAAGGACAGATCCAGAGCACAATACATACTCCTGAGGGAACAGAACCACAACTTCCCCCGTCATAATCCGACTCCATGCTTCTCACCTCACACATTCTCTCAGGCAGTGTTTGCATAGTACAGAGACAAATAAAGAAGAATGATCATTTCACCATTGCTCAGAACAGTAAAAAACCTGAGACCACTTAAAGGTCTATCAATAGGTGGTGACTAAGTAAATTACGGTACTTAGTCAATGGAATGACAAGTAGCGGGTAAATAAACAATTAAGGCAGAAGTATACTGGtatcatatgaaaaaataaagttgcaaAAAAATGGTAAGAAGACTATAACCCCATTTTAAACTTcaattgtatgtgtatatacaatagatttaaatacatatacaaaataaatacacacaaaaaatggaaGACACACCAAATAAATGCAACTTTTAGGTACACCTCAGAAGAATGGAATAAAGGTGAGAATTTTACACACTCTTATACACTTCTGTATTGTTTCAATATTTTAtactgtttgttttgtattttttaaagggacTCATTAGCTTTTTGCCCTAATCCACACCTCATGTCCTCATGACAATTCATTCTAACCCCAAAGCCTCTATACCTTCACTTCAACAACTTCTACCTAACTTCAGGCCCCATTGTTTCTTGCCTCCCCCTTGGTTTTTCATCCATACCAGTGCCTTACCTAGTCATCCCTGACGCCAGCTTCCGGAAAATCTCTAACTAGAAGCCCTGTATAGTAGCCGCTCATGGCCCTTAGTTTCAAAGCCTAACTCCCTAGCATGGCCACCTTGTGGCACAACTCCAGAGGGCCTATACAGAACTAAGTAATTGTCTAATACGATGACCCTGCACCTGTAATTCAACCTTCAAAGCCCTTCTTAGACTGTTCTACCTCCTGCCGTTCCACCATCCACCCAACTAGTCATCCAAAGCTATTTCTCGTTTctcaaacacacagacacaacacACGCTGATACCTCTGACTTTTCTGCCTAGCAAATGCCTTGTCATCCATGGTTATGCTGTGACATTATTCTTATATGAAGTTTTGCCCACCTTCCCCAGGTTGgatttctctctcctctggatGACTGCAGTGGTTTCTTCACCagtttttctgtatgtgtgtgtttgcacatgcACGTGCacggacacacacatacacactcacagcgTTTATTAGCCAAACAGAAACCAGCTCATGCCGcttctctgcttaaaactctGGAATGGCTTCCCAAAACactcaaaataaaatccaaagttcttACCATGGTCTACAAAGCCCTGCAAGACCTGACCATCACCTAACTAATCATCTAGTCATGCAAGTACGTTCCAGCcaggtttcatttcttttttttttttttttcaggtttcatTTCTGATCCACATACACTCAACATCAATCTCATTCCCCATCTCAGGGGCTCTGCACTGTCTTCCCCCACATACACTCCAGAAAACAAATAAGCTGTATTAGAGTAGGAACTATGTCTGGTTCGCCTACCTCTATATGTACAATACCTACAACAGTACCTATcctatagtaggtactcagtaaatatttagtgaCTTAACGGTGAAACCACTACATCAGAATTTTTACTTTTGTCTGTCTACCCTCATAATCTTGGCTCCTTGGAACTGGGGCTAGGTATTATTTCTGTATCCCTAATACTAATGCTTAGTTGGTACTCATAaccatttactgaataaatggtaAATGTGCTTCTGCTCAACTCAAACCTTCATGCCTTTTCCATTTGAACTAATGTCCAGCAGTAATGCAGAAGTTGTACTCTTCTACAATGCAGGACTCCTAGAATTCAACGTTAAATGAtagtcaatttaaaaatgggc
This region of Phocoena phocoena chromosome 15, mPhoPho1.1, whole genome shotgun sequence genomic DNA includes:
- the CPNE1 gene encoding copine-1 isoform X2 translates to MAHCVTLVQLSISCDHLIDKDISSKSDPLCVLLQDVGGGKWAELGRTERIRNCSSPEFSKTLKLEYHFETVQKLRFGIYDIDNKTPELGDDDFLGGAECSLGQIVSSRILTLPLMLKPGKPAGRGTITVSAQELKDSRVVTMEVEARNLDKKDFLGKSDPFLEFFHQGDGKWHLAYRSEVIKNNLNPTWKRFSVPLQHFCGGDPSTPIQVRCSDYDSDGSHDLIGTFHTSLAQLQAVPAEFECIHLEKQQKKKSYKNSGTICVKICQVETEYSFLDYVMGGCQINFTVGVDFTGSNGDPSSPDSLHYLSPTGVNEYLTALWSVGSVVQDYDSDKLFPAFGFGAQVPPDWQVSHEFALNFNPNNPYCAGIQGIVDAYRQALPQVRLYGPTNFAPIINHVARFAAQAAHQRTASQYFVLLLLTDGAVTDVEATREAVVRASFLPMSVIIVGVGGADFEAMEQLDADGGPLRTRSGEAAARDIVQFVPYRRFQNAPREALAQTVLAEVPTQLVSYFKAQGWAPLKALPPAAKGPAQVPQA